A single genomic interval of Homo sapiens chromosome 7, GRCh38.p14 Primary Assembly harbors:
- the AP1S1 gene encoding AP-1 complex subunit sigma-1A has protein sequence MMRFMLLFSRQGKLRLQKWYLATSDKERKKMVRELMQVVLARKPKMCSFLEWRDLKVVYKRYASLYFCCAIEGQDNELITLELIHRYVELLDKYFGSVCELDIIFNFEKAYFILDEFLMGGDVQDTSKKSVLKAIEQADLLQEEDESPRSVLEEMGLA, from the exons ATG ATGCGGTTCATGCTATTATTCAGCCGGCAGGGAAAACTGCGGCTGCAAAAATGGTACCTGGCCACTTCGGACAAGGAACGGAAGAAGATGGTGCGCGAGCTCATGCAGGTTGTCCTGGCTCGAAAGCCCAAGATGTGCAGCTTCCTGGAGTGGAGGGACCTCAAAGTTGTCTATAAGAG ATATGCCAGCCTCTACTTCTGCTGCGCCATCGAGGGCCAAGACAATGAGCTCATCACACTGGAGCTGATCCACCGATACGTGGAGCTCTTAGACAAATACTTTGGCAGT GTGTGCGAGCTGGACATCATCTTCAACTTTGAGAAGGCCTACTTCATCCTGGATGAGTTTTTGATGGGGGGGGATGTCCAGGACACCTCCAAGAAGAGTGTGCTGAAAGCCATCGAGCAGGCTGACCTACTGCAAGAG GAGGATGAGTCGCCACGGAGTGTGCTGGAGGAGATGGGTTTGGCATAG
- the VGF gene encoding neurosecretory protein VGF isoform X1, whose amino-acid sequence MKALRLSASALFCLLLINGLGAAPPGRPEAQPPPLSSEHKEPVAGDAVPGPKDGSAPEVRGARNSEPQDEGELFQGVDPRALAAVLLQALDRPASPPAPSGSQQGPEEEAAEALLTETVRSQTHSLPAPESPEPAAPPRPQTPENGPEASDPSEELEALASLLQELRDFSPSSAKRQQETAAAETETRTHTLTRVNLESPGPERVWRASWGEFQARVPERAPLPPPAPSQFQARMPDSGPLPETHKFGEGVSSPKTHLGEALAPLSKAYQGVAAPFPKARRPESALLGGSEAGERLLQQGLAQVEAGRRQAEATRQAAAQEERLADLASDLLLQYLLQGGARQRGLGGRGLQEAAEERESAREEEEAEQERRGGEERVGEEDEEAAEAEAEAEEAERARQNALLFAEEEDGEAGAEDKRSQEETPGHRRKEAEGTEEGGEEEDDEEMDPQTIDSLIELSTKLHLPADDVVSIIEEVEEKRKRKKNAPPEPVPPPRAAPAPTHVRSPQPPPPAPAPARDELPDWNEVLPPWDREEDEVYPPGPYHPFPNYIRPRTLQPPSALRRRHYHHALPPSRHYPGREAQARRAQEEAEAEERRLQEQEELENYIEHVLLRRP is encoded by the coding sequence ATGAAAGCCCTCAGATTGTCGGCTTCCGCCCTCTTCTGCCTTCTGCTGATCAACGGGTTAGGGGCAGCACCCCCTGGTCGCCCTGAGGCGCAGCCTCCTCCTCTCAGCTCTGAGCATAAAGAGCCGGTAGCCGGGGACGCAGTGCCCGGGCCAAAGGATGGCAGCGCCCCAGAGGTCCGAGGCGCTCGGAATTCCGAGCCGCAGGACGAGGGAGAGCTTTTCCAGGGCGTGGATCCCCGGGCGCTGGCCGCGGTGCTGCTGCAGGCACTCGACCGTCCCGCCTCACCCCCGGCACCAAGCGGCTCCCAGCAGGGGCCGGAGGAAGAAGCAGCTGAAGCTCTGCTGACCGAGACCGTGCGCAGCCAGACCCACAGCCTCCCGGCGCCGGAGAGCCCGGAGCCCGCGGCTCCGCCTCGCCCTCAGACTCCGGAGAATGGGCCCGAGGCGAGCGATCCCTCCGAGGAGCTCGAGGCGCTAGCGTCCCTGCTCCAGGAACTGCGAGATTTCAGTCCAAGTAGCGCCAAGCGCCAGCAGGAGACGGCGGCAGCAGAGACGGAAACCCGCACGCACACGCTGACCCGAGTGAATCTGGAGAGCCCGGGGCCAGAGCGCGTATGGCGCGCTTCCTGGGGAGAGTTCCAGGCGCGTGTCCCGGAGCGCGCGCCCCTGCCGCCCCCGGCCCCCTCTCAATTCCAGGCGCGTATGCCCGACAGCGGGCCCCTTCCCGAAACCCACAAGTTCGGGGAAGGAGTGTCCTCCCCCAAAACACACCTAGGCGAGGCATTGGCACCCCTGTCCAAGGCGTACCAAGGCGTGGCCGCCCCGTTCCCCAAGGCGCGCCGGCCGGAGAGCGCACTCCTGGGCGGCTCCGAGGCGGGCGAGCGCCTTCTCCAGCAAGGGCTGGCGCAGGTGGAGGCCGGGCGGCGGCAGGCGGAGGCCACGCGGCAGGCCGCGGCGCAGGAAGAGCGGCTGGCCGACCTCGCCTCGGACCTGCTGCTCCAGTATTTGCTGCAGGGCGGGGCCCGGCAGCGCGGCCTCGGGGGTCGGGGGCTGCAGGAGGCGGCGGAGGAGCGAGAGAGtgcaagggaggaggaggaggcggagcAGGAGAGACGCGGCGGGGAGGagagggtgggggaagaggatgaggagGCGGCCGAGGCGGAGGCAGAGGCGGAGGAGGCGGAGAGGGCGCGGCAGAACGCGCTCCTGTTCGCGGAGGAGGAGGACGGGGAAGCCGGCGCCGAGGACAAGCGCTCCCAGGAGGAGACGCCGGGCCACCGGCGGAAGGAGGCCGAGGGGACAGAGGAGGgcggggaggaggaggacgaCGAGGAGATGGATCCGCAGACGATCGACAGCCTCATTGAGCTGTCCACCAAACTCCACCTGCCAGCGGACGACGTGGTCAGCATCATcgaggaggtggaggagaagcGGAAGCGGAAGAAGAACGCCCCTCCCGAGCCCGTGCCGCCCCCCCgtgccgcccccgcccccacccacgTCCGCTCCCCGcagcccccgccccccgcccccgctcCCGCACGAGACGAGCTGCCGGACTGGAACGAGGTGCTCCCGCCCTGGGATCGGGAGGAGGACGAGGTGTACCCGCCAGGGCCGTACCACCCTTTCCCCAACTACATCCGGCCGCGGACACTGCAGCCGCCCTCGGCCTTGCGCCGCCGCCACTACCACCACGCCTTGCCGCCTTCGCGCCACTATCCCGGCCGGGAGGCCCAGGCGCGGCGCGCGCaggaggaggcggaggcggaggagCGCCGGctgcaggagcaggaggagctgGAGAATTACATCGAGCACGTGCTGCTCCGGCGCCCGTGA
- the NAT16 gene encoding probable N-acetyltransferase 16: MKLEASCGTATSEVPKPEKKTARDAEPSSETRPQEVEAEPRSGSGPEAEAEPLDFVVATEREFEEVLAISGGIYGGLDYLPSRYHSWLRDPDRTVVLAKRNGGVIALESVNVIDAGETVLVEGLRVAPWERGKGVAGLLQRFCSQLVKRQHPGVKVARLTRDDQLGPRELKKYRLITKQGILLVRFNASALLAGLGARLAALRTSGTFSPLPTEAVSEAGGDVARLLLSPSVQRDVLPGGTIIQDWQPYRPSESNLRLLAAKGLEWRVDSRARPRVLTLCTRPFPIPHGGDGTWRYLNIDAFGSDGAQVQSQLLWHLQRQAPRLVGLNVMCQLFLEPQLWSQLADFCQVGLGLELVKGYTEQYLLEADI; this comes from the exons ATGAAGCTGGAAGCCAGCTGTGGCACAGCCACCTCAGAGGTCCCTAAGCCGGAAAAGAAGACTGCCCGAGATGCAGAGCCAAGCTCTGAAACCCGGccacaggaggtggaggccgAGCCCAGGTCGGGATCGGGGCCTGAGGCTGAGGCCGAGCCATTGGACTTCGTGGTGGCCACGGAACGGGAGTTTGAGGAAGTGCTGGCCATCTCGGGGGGCATCTACGGCGGCCTGGACTACCTTCCTAGCCGCTACCACAGCTGGCTCCGGGACCCCGACCGCACGGTGGTGCTGGCCAAGCGCAACGGAGGCGTG ATCGCGCTGGAGTCGGTGAACGTGATCGACGCCGGGGAGACGGTGCTGGTGGAGGGGCTGCGCGTGGCGCCCTGGGAGCGCGGGAAGGGCGTGGCCGGGCTGCTGCAGCGCTTCTGCTCGCAGCTGGTCAAGAGACAGCACCCGGGGGTCAAGGTGGCACGGCTCACCCGGGACGACCAGCTGGGCCCCCGGGAGCTGAAGAAATACCGCCTAATCACCAAGCAG GGCATCCTTTTGGTCCGATTCAACGCGTCCGCGCTGCTGGCCGGGCTGGGCGCGCGGCTGGCGGCGCTGCGGACCTCTGGCACCTTCTCGCCGCTGCCCACCGAGGCCGTGTCCGAGGCAGGCGGCGACGTGGCACGCCTCCTGCTGTCACCCTCCGTGCAGCGCGACGTGCTTCCAGGCGGGACCATCATCCAGGACTGGCAGCCCTACCGGCCTAGCGAAAGCAACCTGCGCCTGCTGGCGGCCAAGGGCCTGGAGTGGCGCGTGGACAGCCGCGCGCGCCCGCGCGTGCTCACGCTGTGCACGCGCCCCTTCCCCATCCCGCACGGAGGGGACGGCACTTGGCGCTATCTCAACATCGACGCCTTCGGTAGCGACGGCGCGCAGGTGCAGAGCCAGCTGCTGTGGCACCTGCAGCGCCAGGCCCCGCGCCTCGTTGGCCTCAACGTCATGTGCCAGCTCTTCCTGGAGCCCCAGCTGTGGTCACAGCTGGCTGACTTCTGCCAGGTCGGGCTGGGACTGGAGCTGGTGAAGGGTTATACTGAACAGTACCTGCTGGAGGCCGACATCTGA